From Palaemon carinicauda isolate YSFRI2023 chromosome 29, ASM3689809v2, whole genome shotgun sequence, one genomic window encodes:
- the LOC137622493 gene encoding piggyBac transposable element-derived protein 4-like: MEAGRNAEYGMKRTDVTSVKMADSYGCRLFTSRGTVTVIRMKRNIMNAPSAHVSVVNVNKVKLLVKMSKRRLTEEEIQFALVEDDDDYEPSDADSDGTNNSSSDESQDDTVTEEEDLEAPTSPENDSYRRMEYVWTKDTTNFVPKHDIPDKHDCIVTMSVTRASSELEIFLRLFPKSLFLQIAHYTNERLDILAEKKKKNIQHTCLSELMVIFGCTLVMSYNRVPAMRMYWSRESSLRNEKISESISRDRFQLGFSKLYFNNPCKPAESSKIFYVEDVVRCLKKTFLAARTDSTFQSIDESMTKFKGRSSMKQYLPMKPVKRGIKTWVRSDSNTGYVYDFNIYQGKETQVMEGTLGERVIKMFSETIRAPEVCLYFDRFFTSVRLMSSLPFAAVGTCMPNRKNLPKLDVKLQRGESEMYVCNEGILVVSWQDTKFVTILSNCHNTEIGVTQRKIKDGTKKDLQCPEAFIFYNDHMGGVDLGDQMITLYDLDRKSKKWWIKVFFRLLMTAVYNAHVIHNEINHKKRPFIDFLVTLAESLIEEGRENLPQRRVRSLGRPSKTSKELKNVDHMPVHEESCRRCIRCS; encoded by the exons atggaggctggcagaaatgctgaatatggaatgaagaggacggacgtgacatcagtCAAGATGgcagacagctatggctgccgtttgtttacttcgcgaggtaccgtaacagtaat ACGTATGAAGAGAAATATAATGAACGCACCCAGCGCCCACGTGTCGGTTGTCAACGTCAACAAGGTAAAGCTTCTTGTAAAG ATGAGTAAAAGAAGGCTAACGGAAGAGGAAATACAATTTGCACTGGTAGAGGATGACGACGATTATGAACCATCAGATGCTGACAGTGATggaacaaacaattcttcttcagatgAATCACAGGATGATACAGTCACAGAAGAGGAAGACCTAGAAGCACCCACTAGCCCAGAAAATGATTCGTACAGACGTATGGAATATGTGTGGACTAAAGACACTACAAATTTTGTGCCTAAGCATGACATACCAGATAAGCATGACTGCATTGTAACTATGTCTGTAACAAGAGCTTCATCAGAGTTGGAAATCTTCCTAAGATTATTTCCAAAGAGTCTTTTTCTACAAATAGCACATTACACTAACGAGAGACTTGATATTttggctgaaaagaagaaaaaaaatattcaacacacATGTCTCTCAGAGTTGATGGTAATCTTCGGATGCACACTAGTGATGTCTTACAATCGAGTACCTGCCATGAGAATGTATTGGTCAAGAGAGTCCTCactaagaaatgagaaaataagcGAGTCAATTTCAAGGGATAGATTTCAACTAGGTTTTTCGAAACTGTACTTCAATAATCCATGTAAACCAGCAGAATCTTCCAAGATATTCTATGTAGAAGATGTGGTGAGGTGCTTGAAAAAAACTTTTCTTGCTGCAAGAACAGACAGCACATTTCAGTCCATAGATGAAAGCATGACAAAGTTCAAGGGACGTTCCAGCATGAAACAGTATTTGCCTATGAAACCAGTGAAACGAGGAATCAAAACCTGGGTAAGATCAGACTCAAATACTGGCTATGTGTATGACTTCAATATCTATCAAGGAAAGGAAACACAAGTTATGGAAGGAACTCTTGGTGAAAGAGTAATCAAGATGTTTTCAGAAACAATAAGGGCACCAGAAGTATGCTTATATTTCGACAGATTTTTCACATCTGTTAGACTCATGTCTTCACTCCCATTTGCAGCAGTTGGGACTTGTATGCCAAATAGGAAGAATCTTCCAAAGCTTGACGTCAAACTTCAACGGGGAGAGTCAGAGATGTACGTTTGTAATGAAGGCATTCTGGTAGTTTCCTGGCAAGACACCAAGTTTGTCACGATTCTGAGTAATTGTCATAATACAGAAATAGGTGTGAcgcaaagaaaaattaaagatggAACAAAAAAAGATCTGCAGTGCCctgaagcttttatattttataatgatcATATGGGGGGTGTTGACTTAGGGGATCAAATGATAACTCTGTATGACCTTGACAGAAAGAGCAAGAAATGGTGGATCAAAGTATTTTTCAGACTTCTAATGACAGCGGTGTACAATGCACATGTTATTCACAACGAAATCAACCACAAGAAGCGCCCTTTCATTGACTTCTTAGTAACATTAGCAGAATCTTTGATTGAAGAGGGAAGGGAAAATCTGCCACAGAGAAGAGTACGAAGTTTAGGACGGCCTTCCAAAACTTCTAAGGAGCTGAAGAATGTTGACCATATGCCCGTGCATGAAGAAAGCTGTCGAAGATGCATAAGATGCTCttaa